A region of the candidate division KSB1 bacterium genome:
CACTCAGGCCGCTGAATTTATCCATGGTGAGTGGAGTCGAACCATGAGCGTACTAAACTTATGAACTCTCACCTCATCAAAATCCTGGTTTTAGGCTGCGGCAACATGGGCTCATCACACGCGAGAGCTTATAAAAACCTGGATGGATTCCAGATTGTCGGGCTCATTGCCAGAAGTCCGGATAGACGAAATCCTCTTGCCAAAGAATTAGGTGATATCGCTCAATTCGATAACGTGGATAACGCCATCGAATCTTCCCGGGCAAATGCAATCGCAATCTGCACTTATCCTGACAGTCATCATGAATTTGCGATCAAATGTCTCAATGCCGGTTTACATGTTTTCATCGAAAAGCCAATTGCCGAGACAGTTGAGCAGGCGAGGGAAGTGACAACCCTTGCCGAGCAAAAAGGCAAAAAAGTAGTGGTTGGTTATATTTTACGCCATCATCCGGCCTGGATTCAGTTTATTGAACTCGCTCAAACTTTAGGCAAACCGCTGGTGATGCGAATGAATCTAAATCAACAAAGTAAAAGTGATGAATGGATTACGCACAAAAAACTAATGCAATCTATGTCACCTATTGTCGATTGCGGGGTGCACTATGTGGATGTCATGTGCCAAATGACCCGCAGTAAGCCAATACAAGTTCAGGCAATCGGCGCTCGTTTAACCGACGAAATCGATACGGAAATGTACAACTACGGCCAATTGCAAGTGATTTTTGAAGATAAATCCGTAGGTTGGTATGAAGCCGGTTGGGGTCCGATGATGAGCGAAACAGCCTATTTCGTCAAAGATGTGATTGGACCAAAAGGATGTGTCAGCATCGTTGAACCTCAGGATGATCGTGAAAATTCTTCTGAGATAGATTCCCATACCAAAGTTTCTGCTTTGAAAAAACATTCTGCTGTATTAAATTACAAGGGTGAATTTGAACAAAAGGATATTCTTATCGATGTCAGCGACGAACCGGACCACCAGGAGTTGTGTAACCGGGAACAATCTTTTTTTCTCAAGGCAATTCGGGGAAATGTAGATTTAACGGATCACTTAAATGATGCAATAAATAGTTTGCGAATTGTTCTGGCAGCAGATGAATCAATTCGAACCGGACAGGTTGTTAAATTAATGTGAGAATGAAACAAAGTAGACAGAGGAACAAAGGCACAAAGTAACAGAGGCACAAAGCAAAAAAGTGACGAAGGAGCAAAGGCATAAAGAATAATAGCCCAGGAATTTATTCCTGGGTGAACGAAACAAAAAAAATGTAAAGTCCCGAAGGGACGGATGAAAAAACGAGGAACAAAAGTAAAAATCAAAAATAATCATCAACTACCTGTCATTGCGAGGAGTCCCGATCTGTCGGGATGACGAAGCAATCTTATACATTATAGCGAAGGAGATGCCATTGAAAGGCAAAATTTACGCACAACTTAGCGTTATGATGTTTCTGCAATTCTTTATCTGGGGTGCATGGTTTGTTACACTGGGGACATACCTTACGACAATTGGTTTCTCCGGCAGCCAGATTGGCTACACTTATTTGATGAACAATATCGGCGCAATACTTTCGCCTTTTTTTATTGGCATGATCGCCGATAGATACTTTTCTTCCGAAAAAGTTTTGGGCATCTTGCATCTTTTGGGTGGTCTGGTTATCTATTTTGCGTCTGGTATTACAGATATGTGGCCACTGATTATGGGACTCTTTCTCTATAATTTGTGCTATATGCCAACTCTTGCACTGGTTAATGCTGTCTCTTTTAATCAAATGGAAAAACCGGATGCACAATTTCCGAAAGTTCGGGTTTGGGGCACTATTGGTTGGATCGTCGCCGGTTTGGTCATCACATTTATTCAATTCAATTTCAATAAAGAAGTAGAAGCAAGTTCGGTTCCTCTGAAAATGGCCGCAATCGCTTCAATTCTAATGGGCTTATATTCTTTCACTTTGCCAAACACGCCTCCTAAAAATGTCGGTAAGGATGTAAGTATAGGAGATATCCTTGGAGTGAAAGCTCTTCGATTACTCAAAGACCGCTCCTTTTTAATCTTTGCCATGTGTTCGTTGTTGATCTCCATACCGCTGGCTTTTTATTACAATTTCACAAATATGTTCCTCAACGATTTAGGCATGGAAGGCGTTGCGGGCAAACAGACCATGGGTCAGATGTCGGAAGTGATTTTTATGATTTTGATGCCCTGGTTTTTCATTCGTCTCGGAATCAAAAAAATGCTCCTGATTGGTATGGCTGCCTGGGTGGTTCGCTATGCGTTTTTTGCCTGGGGTGATCTCGGCGGTCTTGTTTGGATGCTTTATTTGGGTATTGTTCTGCATGGTATCTGTTATGATTTTTTCTTTGTAACAGGCCAGATTTACGTTGATAAGAAGGCTGATAAGGAAATCCGTGCCAGCGCACAAGGATTTATCGCGTTGCTTACCTATGGGGTTGGACTTGGAATCGGTTCAGTACTCTCCGGAAAAATTGTCGACCTGTTTACCACAGATGGAGCCAAAGATTGGACATCAATTTGGTGGATGCCCTGTATTTTTGCTGCATTTGTGACGGTTCTGTTTTACTTGCTTTTTAAAGAGAACAATCAGTCTGCGACTGAAACCAGTGCTGAAACACAAGTTGCATAAGGTGCACATTCATGTTAGAAAATCCATTGTTTAGTCGTCGAAAATTTATTAAAACATCGCTTGCGACCGCAGCCGCATTTACTATTGTTCCGCGCCATGTTCTCGGGGGCCCCGGTTTTATAGCACCCAGCGATCAATTGACAAAAGCGATTATTGGAGTAGGAGGGATGGGATCAGCCCATATAAACTATCCTTACTTCAAGCTGTTAGCCGTGTGCGATGTCGATGAAAATCACTTAAAATCTGCTTTGGTACGTGCAGGTAAAGATGTAACCGGCTATAAAGATTTTCGTGAAGTTTTGGAACGCCCGGATATTGATGTCATCACTATTGCAACACCGCCGCACTGGCATGCATTGATGTCCATTGCCGCTGCACAGGCAGGCAAAGATATTTGGTGTGAAAAACCGATGACCCGGACAATCGGAGAGGGCAGGAAAGTCATCGAAGCGGTGCAAAAAAATGGCAGGATTTTTCGTATCAATACCTGGTTCCGGTTCCGCAGTAATTATTATGGTTTCGGCACTCCGGTAAAACCCATCAAAAAATTGGTTGATAGTGGTATGTTGGGTTGGCCGTTAAAAATAACAGTGAGTGCAAATACCGGCTTCGCCTGGAAATTTTTCTGGAGTGGGAAAACTCATATGCAACCCGAATGGACGCCGCAGGAATTGGATTACGACAACTGGTTAGGACCGGCGCCCTATAAGCCCTATAATCCTCATAGGGTGCACCAAACTTTTCGGGGATATTGGGATTATGACGGCGGCGGACTGGGAGATATGGGTCAGCATTATTTGGATCCGGTTCAATACATTTTAGGGAAGGATGATACCAGTCCTGTCGAAATCGAAGCGGATGCACCCCAGGCACATCCGGATGCGGTGGGATCGTGGCGTCTAATCTGGATGAAATACGCCGATGGTTGTGAGATTATACTGGATGGGGAAGCCAAAGAAGAAAATACCCCGTTTATCGAAGGCCCTAATGGAAAACTATACAAAGACTTTAAGTCGGACATTCCTAAATTGAAAGAAAAATTAGCGGCCTTTCCGGATCCTGAACCGCAATTAACAGACTTTTACCAGGCGGTACAAAATCGACAAAAATTTACTCTAAATGAAGAAAATGCCCATCGCTCTGCTACCTTGATTAATTTAGGTAAAATTGCCGTTCGCCTGGGGCGAAAGCTCTATTTTGACCCGGTGAAACAAGAGTTTATAAACGATGATCTAGCGAACCGGCTCATCAATCAACCTATGCGAGCGCCTTGGGTGCTATAAAGATTTTTTGACTGGATTGACAGGATGAACAAGATAAAGATATGAGAATAATTTTACGCGGATTCACAATTATATTTTTTAGTTTAATTTTATACAGCTGTACGGCGAACAGGAGTGAATTAACTTCAACTTCCGCTACAAAAGGATTCACAATTGAAAAACTGATATCTCGTTTACCTGCCCGCGATGATTTTGAAAGAGAGTATCTCTTTGGTTCTATTATCAGATTTGGCTCCGCTGGAATTCAGCAGATTTGCCTAAAACTAGATACAGAAGACGATACCCAGGCTCAATTAGCTTTGAATGGATTGGCCACTTATGTAACTCGTCCAAATGCAGAAAACGAAAGAAAACTCTTCACTAAAGGAATTGGGGTTGCATTAAAGTCAAGCTCAAATTTCAATATCAGCGCCTTCCTCATTCGGCAATTGCAGTTTGCCGGTGGCGATGAATCAGTCGAATTATTAGCAAAATATTTGACCGATAATAGACTTTGTGAACCGGCAACCCGGGCGCTTCTAAGTATAGGCACACCCAAGGCTGAAAAGGGTTTCATCAAAACATTATCAAAAATCAACGCTTCAAATCGCATAACCATCATAAAAGCATTGGGTGAATTTCGCAGTCAAAGCGCTGTAAGCCAAATTCGCGAATATGCAAACAGCAATAATCGAGATCTAAAAATGGCGAGTTTGTATGCCCTCGCAAATATCGGCGATTCTGCTTCTAAAGATATTCTTGATAAAAATTTGAGCGAATCATCTGGTTTTGAAAAAGCGAAAATCAATTCCTTATTCCTCTTGTTTGCGCAAAGATTGGCAGAAAATGGTCATAAAGATATGAGCGTCGAAATTTGTCGACAATTGATGCAAAGAGAAAATACTGAAACGAATATTCAAACTGCCGCTTTGGGCACATTAGTCGATGTTCTGGGTGAAGCTGCTCAACCAGATTTATTGTCAGCAGTAGATAGTAATCAGAAAGCATTACAAATAGGGGCAATCGATCTTGCCAACAAAATTAAGGGCCCAAATCAAACTGCACAATGGGTGGAAATAATCGATCAAGTGAGGCCTGATATTAGCGCAAGAATTTTGCAAATGTTGGGAGAACGCGGTGACATTTCTGCTTTGCCGTCTATCCAAAAAGCCATGAGAAGTGACAATCAAATCATTCAAATAGCAGCCATTCAATCTGCGGTAAAGTTAGGCGGGTCAAGTGCGATCCCTGGTCTTTTGAATACTTTTAAGCGCTCTCAAGATTCTGAAATCATCCAAACGATCCAGGATCAGTTACTGTATCTTCCTGGAACCGAAATCGTTCGACTGGCAGTTGAAACACTGCCAGGATCTACACCAAAAGTAAAAATTGCCATTCTTGAGTTCCTGGCGGCGCGAAATGCCAGAAATTA
Encoded here:
- a CDS encoding Gfo/Idh/MocA family oxidoreductase, with amino-acid sequence MLENPLFSRRKFIKTSLATAAAFTIVPRHVLGGPGFIAPSDQLTKAIIGVGGMGSAHINYPYFKLLAVCDVDENHLKSALVRAGKDVTGYKDFREVLERPDIDVITIATPPHWHALMSIAAAQAGKDIWCEKPMTRTIGEGRKVIEAVQKNGRIFRINTWFRFRSNYYGFGTPVKPIKKLVDSGMLGWPLKITVSANTGFAWKFFWSGKTHMQPEWTPQELDYDNWLGPAPYKPYNPHRVHQTFRGYWDYDGGGLGDMGQHYLDPVQYILGKDDTSPVEIEADAPQAHPDAVGSWRLIWMKYADGCEIILDGEAKEENTPFIEGPNGKLYKDFKSDIPKLKEKLAAFPDPEPQLTDFYQAVQNRQKFTLNEENAHRSATLINLGKIAVRLGRKLYFDPVKQEFINDDLANRLINQPMRAPWVL
- a CDS encoding nucleoside permease — translated: MPLKGKIYAQLSVMMFLQFFIWGAWFVTLGTYLTTIGFSGSQIGYTYLMNNIGAILSPFFIGMIADRYFSSEKVLGILHLLGGLVIYFASGITDMWPLIMGLFLYNLCYMPTLALVNAVSFNQMEKPDAQFPKVRVWGTIGWIVAGLVITFIQFNFNKEVEASSVPLKMAAIASILMGLYSFTLPNTPPKNVGKDVSIGDILGVKALRLLKDRSFLIFAMCSLLISIPLAFYYNFTNMFLNDLGMEGVAGKQTMGQMSEVIFMILMPWFFIRLGIKKMLLIGMAAWVVRYAFFAWGDLGGLVWMLYLGIVLHGICYDFFFVTGQIYVDKKADKEIRASAQGFIALLTYGVGLGIGSVLSGKIVDLFTTDGAKDWTSIWWMPCIFAAFVTVLFYLLFKENNQSATETSAETQVA
- a CDS encoding Gfo/Idh/MocA family oxidoreductase encodes the protein MNSHLIKILVLGCGNMGSSHARAYKNLDGFQIVGLIARSPDRRNPLAKELGDIAQFDNVDNAIESSRANAIAICTYPDSHHEFAIKCLNAGLHVFIEKPIAETVEQAREVTTLAEQKGKKVVVGYILRHHPAWIQFIELAQTLGKPLVMRMNLNQQSKSDEWITHKKLMQSMSPIVDCGVHYVDVMCQMTRSKPIQVQAIGARLTDEIDTEMYNYGQLQVIFEDKSVGWYEAGWGPMMSETAYFVKDVIGPKGCVSIVEPQDDRENSSEIDSHTKVSALKKHSAVLNYKGEFEQKDILIDVSDEPDHQELCNREQSFFLKAIRGNVDLTDHLNDAINSLRIVLAADESIRTGQVVKLM